Proteins encoded together in one Undibacterium sp. CCC3.4 window:
- a CDS encoding GntR family transcriptional regulator, which translates to MLNPPSTSLAPVQKKRAADIAYDAIESMIVTMELIPGAPIIEAALMEKTGLGRTPLREALMRMSSNGLITPMPRRGLIVSQIEVKEHLTLLETRRVIERLIIQRAAQHVSAEQRKQLVSCAEQMLIAAKRHTLAEYMAADQAFDHIVHDACLNPSAVAAVIPLIIKSRRFWYAYQHEGDIEECARCHLLIAKAIAKGNVELAGKSSDGLLNYLESFTRLSIH; encoded by the coding sequence ATGCTCAACCCTCCCTCCACGTCGCTCGCGCCGGTGCAAAAAAAACGCGCAGCAGACATCGCTTACGACGCCATCGAGAGCATGATCGTCACGATGGAATTAATACCCGGCGCCCCCATCATCGAAGCGGCGCTGATGGAAAAAACCGGACTCGGGCGTACCCCTCTGCGCGAAGCCCTGATGCGCATGTCTTCCAACGGCTTGATCACGCCGATGCCACGACGCGGCCTCATCGTCAGTCAGATCGAAGTCAAGGAACACCTTACCCTGCTCGAAACTCGGCGCGTGATCGAACGCTTGATCATCCAACGCGCGGCACAACATGTCAGCGCCGAACAGCGCAAGCAACTCGTCAGCTGTGCCGAACAAATGCTGATTGCGGCCAAACGGCATACGCTGGCTGAATACATGGCGGCCGATCAAGCCTTTGACCATATCGTGCACGATGCCTGCCTCAATCCGTCTGCCGTTGCGGCCGTCATACCCTTAATCATCAAAAGCCGTCGCTTTTGGTACGCCTACCAACATGAGGGCGATATTGAAGAATGCGCGCGCTGCCACTTGTTAATCGCCAAAGCGATTGCCAAGGGCAATGTGGAATTGGCCGGCAAATCGTCCGATGGTCTGCTCAATTATCTGGAGTCCTTCACGCGCTTGTCTATCCACTGA
- a CDS encoding S53 family peptidase, whose product MMHKFSPSAVTVVFPRTVLAAALLSLLSACGSGSGTDNKTAAADAPAATATASTTLEVSLGDIPLLTQSAQPSFHVAPVLLDVPADIDQGNGSVSALMAPRQQTVPVQFQHLSARGLTAATLHSAQQTIQESAVSQTLTPSATPTVVSTYTPAQIRAAYGLPALPASFTGLTAAQAAQFGAGQTIYIVDAQHDPNAALELSTFNQKFGLPACTSKTVSSVPLAAASLTSCELIVAYNTASGTLTTTAPAYNSGWATEIALDVQWAHATAPLARIVLIEAPDASLNSLIGGVQLANAMGPGVVSMSFGAAEAGYTASVDSVFTAAKMTYIAATGDGGAAVSWPAVSSNVLAVSGTSLTYSGTGARAETAWSGTGGGMSAYTVTPAYQNNSVPGMGSPAHRTVADVSFNADPNTGQYLATISPGSTAVSWLSAGGTSLSTPQWAGIVAVANAVRAQTAQAALAGPHAMLYTKIASVPGSYASAFADITKGSDGTCATCTAKLGYDPVTGLGTPNVTALLTALNAAAPVSAPVVGNAGISGQVGTALSFTVSASSVNPLTYSLSGAPAGMAINSSGIVTWAVPVAGTYTVTVTASDAKANLSGKGIYTVTIAAPLPPVVSAASISGKVGTALSFTVSVVNANPVTYSMTAAPSGMTISTAGVVTWATPVLGTYAVTVTALDAKTGLSGKAVYTVIIAAQPAPVVNAAAISGKVGTALAFNVSVTASNPLSYSLSGAPSGMTISSAGAVSWAVPVAGTYAVTVIAKDSKTGLSGQGVYTVSITAAGVVGPVITAPAMTGVLGKALSGTISIVDVGASSASISIAGAPLGMSFSLSGAIVITASWATPVTGNYTLTVTLTDNLGRTAKALVPITITAK is encoded by the coding sequence ATGATGCATAAATTTTCCCCCTCAGCAGTGACAGTCGTTTTTCCTCGTACTGTTTTGGCCGCCGCCTTGCTGAGCTTGCTCAGTGCCTGTGGCAGCGGCAGCGGCACTGACAACAAAACCGCAGCGGCCGATGCGCCGGCGGCAACGGCAACAGCATCAACGACTTTGGAAGTGAGCTTGGGTGACATTCCGCTGTTGACGCAAAGCGCGCAACCGAGCTTTCACGTCGCGCCGGTATTACTCGATGTGCCGGCCGATATTGATCAGGGTAATGGCAGTGTTTCAGCCCTGATGGCGCCGCGCCAGCAAACTGTTCCGGTGCAATTCCAGCATTTATCCGCGCGCGGCTTGACTGCCGCCACTTTGCATTCCGCCCAGCAAACCATACAAGAGTCGGCCGTCAGCCAAACCCTTACGCCCAGTGCGACACCGACGGTGGTGTCGACCTATACGCCGGCACAAATTCGCGCAGCCTACGGTTTGCCGGCTTTGCCTGCCAGTTTTACCGGCCTGACGGCGGCCCAGGCGGCGCAATTCGGTGCCGGCCAAACGATTTACATCGTTGACGCACAGCATGATCCGAATGCGGCCCTGGAATTAAGCACGTTTAACCAAAAATTCGGCTTGCCAGCGTGCACCAGCAAGACTGTCAGTTCCGTGCCCTTGGCCGCTGCATCGCTGACTTCCTGTGAATTGATCGTCGCTTACAACACCGCATCCGGTACCTTAACCACGACGGCACCGGCTTATAATTCCGGTTGGGCCACTGAAATCGCGCTCGACGTCCAATGGGCCCACGCGACCGCACCGCTGGCACGGATCGTGTTGATTGAAGCGCCCGATGCCTCGCTCAACAGTTTGATCGGTGGCGTGCAATTGGCCAACGCCATGGGCCCCGGCGTGGTGTCGATGAGTTTCGGTGCTGCCGAAGCCGGTTACACGGCTTCGGTTGACAGCGTGTTTACGGCTGCCAAGATGACTTACATCGCCGCCACCGGTGACGGTGGCGCAGCGGTCAGTTGGCCGGCGGTATCGAGCAATGTGCTTGCCGTCAGCGGCACTTCCTTGACGTATTCGGGAACTGGTGCGCGTGCGGAAACGGCGTGGTCTGGTACTGGCGGCGGCATGAGTGCATATACTGTCACCCCAGCTTACCAAAACAATAGCGTACCTGGCATGGGCTCGCCGGCCCATCGCACGGTGGCCGATGTCTCATTCAATGCCGATCCGAATACCGGTCAATATTTGGCCACCATCAGTCCGGGCAGCACGGCAGTGAGCTGGTTGTCGGCCGGCGGCACCAGTTTGTCGACGCCGCAGTGGGCCGGCATCGTCGCCGTCGCCAATGCTGTACGAGCACAAACTGCCCAAGCCGCCTTAGCCGGTCCGCATGCCATGCTGTACACCAAAATTGCCAGCGTTCCCGGCAGTTATGCCAGCGCCTTTGCTGACATCACCAAAGGCAGCGACGGCACTTGCGCGACTTGCACCGCCAAGCTCGGTTACGATCCGGTTACCGGTCTCGGTACGCCGAATGTCACGGCCTTGCTGACTGCCTTGAATGCCGCTGCTCCGGTCAGTGCGCCGGTGGTTGGCAACGCCGGCATCAGCGGCCAAGTCGGCACGGCCTTGTCATTCACGGTCTCGGCCAGTTCGGTCAATCCGCTTACTTACAGCTTGAGCGGCGCACCGGCTGGTATGGCGATTAACAGCAGCGGGATCGTCACTTGGGCGGTACCGGTGGCCGGCACGTACACGGTCACGGTCACCGCCAGCGATGCCAAAGCCAATCTGTCCGGCAAAGGGATTTACACGGTGACGATTGCCGCGCCTCTGCCTCCGGTCGTCAGCGCTGCGAGTATCAGCGGCAAAGTCGGTACGGCCTTGTCGTTCACTGTCAGCGTCGTCAATGCCAATCCGGTTACGTATAGCATGACGGCCGCCCCGAGTGGGATGACGATCAGCACGGCCGGTGTGGTGACATGGGCAACCCCTGTATTGGGAACCTATGCGGTGACGGTGACGGCACTCGATGCCAAAACTGGTTTAAGCGGCAAAGCGGTCTACACCGTGATAATTGCTGCGCAGCCTGCACCGGTGGTGAATGCTGCGGCCATCAGCGGCAAAGTCGGCACGGCTTTGGCTTTCAATGTATCCGTGACGGCTAGTAATCCACTCAGCTACAGCTTGAGCGGTGCCCCGAGCGGGATGACGATCAGTAGCGCCGGTGCGGTCAGTTGGGCAGTACCAGTGGCCGGCACGTATGCGGTGACAGTGATTGCCAAAGACAGCAAAACCGGTTTGAGCGGGCAGGGCGTGTACACGGTCAGTATCACCGCAGCCGGCGTGGTCGGGCCGGTGATTACCGCTCCCGCCATGACCGGTGTGCTGGGTAAAGCACTTAGCGGTACCATCAGCATCGTCGATGTCGGTGCCAGTTCAGCCTCGATTTCGATTGCCGGCGCACCGTTGGGGATGTCGTTCTCGCTGTCCGGGGCAATCGTGATCACGGCTAGTTGGGCAACACCGGTCACCGGCAACTATACGCTCACCGTCACGCTAACCGATAATCTCGGCCGCACGGCCAAGGCCTTGGTACCGATTACGATTACTGCCAAGTAA
- the ylqF gene encoding ribosome biogenesis GTPase YlqF — MSIQWFPGHMNAARKKAAETMENTDLVIEVLDARIPQASCNPMVESLRLFRQRPCLKILNKADLADPHATQLWLDFYNAQKDVYAVAMSCKKPADVAKVPGFALKMAPHRGVPTKPLRMMIMGIPNVGKSTLMNALLKKRVAKVGDEPAVTKTQQRLYLGSNMILTDTPGMLWPKIAHPTDGLMLAASHAIGINALIEEEIATFLAEQLLQHYPQSLVTRYGFTLAGMDAVAVVEGVAKKRGYKLKGGEWDFEKASHTLLLDYRSGALGRVSLETPASRQHLLATYVPPLLLGQGKDITSSMPQADTEPAD; from the coding sequence ATGTCTATACAATGGTTCCCCGGCCACATGAACGCCGCCCGCAAGAAGGCGGCGGAAACCATGGAAAATACCGATCTGGTCATCGAAGTACTCGATGCGCGGATTCCTCAGGCCAGTTGCAATCCTATGGTGGAGTCGCTGCGTTTGTTTCGGCAGCGTCCTTGCCTGAAAATTCTCAATAAAGCCGATCTGGCTGATCCCCACGCGACCCAGCTTTGGCTCGATTTTTATAATGCCCAAAAAGATGTGTATGCAGTGGCGATGAGTTGCAAGAAGCCGGCCGATGTTGCCAAGGTGCCCGGCTTTGCGCTGAAAATGGCACCGCATCGCGGCGTGCCGACCAAGCCTTTACGTATGATGATCATGGGGATTCCCAATGTCGGTAAGTCGACCTTGATGAACGCCTTGCTCAAAAAGCGCGTGGCCAAAGTCGGCGATGAACCGGCTGTGACCAAGACGCAGCAGCGTTTATATCTGGGCAGTAATATGATTTTGACCGATACGCCGGGGATGTTGTGGCCCAAGATTGCCCATCCTACCGATGGTTTGATGCTCGCTGCCAGCCATGCGATCGGCATCAATGCCTTGATCGAAGAAGAGATCGCTACTTTCTTGGCCGAGCAATTGCTGCAGCATTATCCGCAATCCTTGGTCACGCGTTATGGCTTTACCCTGGCCGGCATGGATGCCGTGGCGGTGGTCGAAGGGGTGGCGAAGAAACGCGGTTACAAGCTCAAAGGCGGCGAATGGGATTTTGAAAAAGCCTCGCACACTTTACTGCTCGATTATCGCAGCGGAGCCTTGGGACGGGTGAGCTTGGAAACACCTGCCAGCCGCCAACATTTGCTGGCGACCTATGTGCCACCGCTCTTGTTAGGGCAGGGTAAGGATATCACCAGCAGTATGCCGCAAGCCGACACCGAGCCGGCCGACTGA